The following are from one region of the Phycisphaeraceae bacterium genome:
- the rpsI gene encoding 30S ribosomal protein S9, protein MAEYGFETTINNPGLVGENVKASGPAGNIKRELPDPQPADKHGWWWGTGRRKTAVARVRIRPAKAGKGEIKVQVNRKLFRTVEEHFSELRDRNDVNAPLKLTDTDGKIEVFIRVHGGGYMGQAQAVRLGLSRALVAYDPTFEPALRDAGYLTRDARKVERKKYGQPGARRRFQFSKR, encoded by the coding sequence ATGGCTGAATACGGCTTCGAAACCACGATCAACAACCCCGGCCTCGTCGGCGAAAACGTCAAGGCGTCGGGGCCTGCGGGCAACATCAAGCGCGAACTTCCGGACCCGCAGCCGGCCGACAAACATGGCTGGTGGTGGGGTACGGGGCGTCGCAAGACGGCGGTTGCCCGTGTTCGCATCCGCCCTGCAAAGGCTGGCAAAGGCGAGATCAAGGTTCAGGTCAACCGCAAATTGTTCCGCACTGTCGAGGAACACTTCTCAGAACTGCGCGACCGCAACGATGTGAATGCTCCGCTGAAGTTGACTGATACCGATGGCAAGATCGAGGTTTTCATCCGCGTCCACGGCGGGGGATACATGGGTCAGGCTCAGGCGGTGCGGCTCGGGCTTTCCCGCGCCTTGGTCGCGTATGACCCGACGTTTGAGCCCGCGCTGCGCGACGCGGGGTATCTGACGCGTGACGCCCGCAAGGTCGAACGCAAGAAGTACGGCCAGCCTGGTGCTCGTCGTCGCTTCCAGTTCTCGAAGCGTTGA
- the rplM gene encoding 50S ribosomal protein L13 → MPTHLRRQTFMAKKGEVDRNWRIVDATNQPLGRLAAEVAIVLMGKHRPEYTPHVDTGDFVIITNASNVALTGRKAEQRLKMRYSRYPGGLKAQTYGEVREHKPEKLIEDAVRRMLPKNRLGRVMLSKLKVYAGTEHPHTSQTPTPLEI, encoded by the coding sequence ATGCCCACGCATCTCAGACGTCAGACGTTCATGGCCAAGAAAGGCGAAGTCGATCGCAACTGGCGCATCGTTGACGCCACGAATCAGCCTCTGGGCCGGCTTGCAGCCGAGGTTGCCATTGTGCTGATGGGCAAGCATCGCCCGGAGTACACCCCGCATGTGGATACCGGCGACTTTGTGATTATCACGAATGCATCGAATGTCGCGCTGACCGGCCGCAAGGCGGAACAGCGGCTCAAGATGCGTTACAGCCGGTATCCGGGCGGACTTAAGGCGCAGACATACGGCGAGGTCCGCGAGCACAAGCCCGAGAAGCTGATCGAGGATGCTGTGCGTCGCATGCTTCCCAAGAATCGTCTTGGGCGGGTGATGCTCTCGAAACTCAAGGTGTACGCAGGCACCGAGCACCCTCACACATCGCAAACCCCGACACCCCTGGAAATCTGA
- a CDS encoding CPBP family intramembrane metalloprotease, which translates to MKTQTEHTTPIRSSRDPGNPITGIIALVSAVLLFGIVAIGQNTKPAKPETDPPAAESAIAPSLEADLAYRVSIKFHRWVQADPAAERALETYARTTTERLCLAVVIGELKDANAAADRLHSLANSTPGEGVELDARLLARVYEHSASQAEPRDPVLAGILDESQRADLESRHGFYARVALTHSLPDSDPQRLEPRSGGWTFILITFMMLGILGAIVLGGVLFILAMIFLGLGRLKPAMPRAIPGGSAFLEVFSIFVGLFLLIKVIVDLLDKHTSISDAALLFIALGLQWSLLLVPAWPLLRGMSLTHWKHAIGLTAPKGIAREIGAGIVGYIAGLPVFVAGVIAVLVLMALKTFLSGIETEPPANPMIELMASKNALVVILFALTAVIWAPLCEELVFRGALMRHMSGRLPLILAAFVTAVLFAFMHNYGPMLTPPLIALGFVFAMMRIWRGSIIACITAHALHNGTLVLLVIMLLRTIGD; encoded by the coding sequence ATGAAGACACAAACCGAACACACCACGCCCATCAGATCCTCGCGTGACCCTGGCAATCCGATCACCGGCATCATCGCCCTCGTCTCAGCCGTCTTGCTCTTCGGGATTGTCGCGATCGGACAGAACACCAAACCCGCAAAACCCGAGACCGACCCCCCAGCCGCCGAATCCGCCATCGCCCCGAGCCTCGAAGCCGACCTTGCCTACCGCGTGTCAATCAAGTTTCACCGCTGGGTTCAGGCCGACCCCGCGGCCGAGCGCGCGCTCGAGACCTACGCCCGAACCACAACCGAGCGACTCTGCCTTGCAGTCGTTATTGGCGAACTCAAAGACGCAAACGCCGCAGCCGATCGCCTGCATTCACTCGCCAACTCGACCCCCGGCGAAGGCGTCGAACTCGATGCTCGCCTCCTTGCCCGCGTCTACGAACATTCCGCCAGCCAGGCCGAGCCGCGCGACCCTGTCCTTGCAGGAATCCTCGATGAATCACAGCGCGCCGACCTCGAATCGCGCCACGGCTTCTACGCGCGCGTCGCACTCACCCACAGCCTGCCCGACTCAGACCCCCAGCGGCTCGAACCGCGCAGCGGCGGATGGACCTTCATCCTCATCACCTTCATGATGCTTGGCATCCTTGGCGCCATCGTGCTCGGAGGTGTCCTCTTCATCCTCGCAATGATCTTTCTCGGCCTGGGCAGACTCAAGCCCGCAATGCCCCGAGCCATCCCCGGCGGAAGCGCATTCCTCGAAGTCTTCTCGATTTTCGTAGGCTTGTTTCTGCTCATCAAAGTCATCGTGGATCTTCTCGATAAACACACCAGCATCAGCGACGCCGCGCTCCTGTTCATCGCGCTTGGCTTGCAGTGGTCGCTGCTGCTCGTGCCCGCATGGCCGCTTCTGCGCGGCATGTCGCTCACCCACTGGAAGCACGCCATCGGCCTGACCGCCCCCAAAGGCATCGCCCGCGAAATCGGCGCCGGCATCGTCGGCTACATCGCAGGCCTTCCTGTCTTCGTCGCCGGAGTCATCGCCGTCCTCGTCCTGATGGCCCTCAAAACCTTTCTCTCAGGCATCGAAACCGAACCACCCGCCAACCCGATGATCGAACTCATGGCGTCCAAAAACGCCCTCGTCGTCATCCTCTTCGCCCTCACCGCTGTCATCTGGGCGCCACTCTGCGAGGAACTTGTCTTCCGCGGGGCTCTCATGCGTCACATGTCCGGACGCCTGCCCCTCATCCTGGCCGCCTTCGTGACCGCTGTCCTCTTCGCCTTCATGCACAACTATGGCCCAATGCTCACCCCGCCTCTGATCGCCCTCGGCTTCGTCTTCGCCATGATGCGCATCTGGCGGGGCTCCATCATCGCCTGCATCACAGCCCACGCCCTGCACAACGGCACCCTCGTTCTGCTTGTCATCATGCTGCTCAGGACCATCGGCGACTGA